From a region of the Cucumis sativus cultivar 9930 chromosome 6, Cucumber_9930_V3, whole genome shotgun sequence genome:
- the LOC101207662 gene encoding iron-sulfur assembly protein IscA, chloroplastic — MAFSSISMKCPCPPVLHLPALPKSYAPQTSISFRFPSTKFSRRKSLSIRSVSVPAAPASEGIAPAISLTDTALKHLNKMRSERNEDLCLRIGVRQGGCSGMSYTMEFESRANARPDDSIIEYNGFVIVCDPKSLLFLFGMQLDYSDALIGGGFSFKNPNATQTCGCGKSFNAEM; from the exons ATGGCTTTCTCTTCGATTTCCATGAAATGCCCTTGCCCTCCCGTCCTTCACTTGCCAGCTCTTCCTAAAAGTTATGCACCTCAAACTTCTATTTCCTTTCGTTTTCCTTCTACGAAATTCAGCCGGAGAAAATCCTTATCGATTCGATCGGTTTCAGTCCCAG CTGCGCCAGCATCTGAGGGTATAGCACCTGCTATCTCATTAACCGATACTGCATTGAAACACTTGAATAAAATGAGATCTGAACGTAATGAAGATTTGTGCTTAAGAATTGGTGTCAGACAGGGTGGATGCTCTGGTATGTCTTACACCATGGAGTTTGAGAGCAGGGCAAATGCTAGACCTGATGACTCGATTATAGAATATAATGGCTTTGTGATAG TATGTGATCCCAAGAGCCTACTTTTCTTGTTTGGAATGCAATTGGACTACAGCGACGCACTTATTGGTGGAGGATTTTCTTTCAAGAACCCAAATGCTACACAAACTTGTGGTTGTGGAAAATCATTTAATGCAGAAATGTAG
- the LOC101207416 gene encoding probable WRKY transcription factor 51, which produces MNSLQNPNFFFDHHQQFDQDHSSSSIMDFLNFSGYPLPDFGLEAETTTFSLSEAETGDGSGSMKATSIDNNTIDDGWFEGKGVKRKKPRENGRTNRVAFITKSELEILDDGFKWRKYGKKSVKNSPHPRNYYKCSSGECGVKKRVERDRDDSSYVITTYEGVHNHESPFLMYCNGSKLFHPHPICPNSSSPPYSSTTTL; this is translated from the exons ATGAACTCCCTTCAAAACCCTAACTTCTTCTTTGACCACCATCAACAATTCGATCAAGATcactcatcttcttcaatcaTGGATTTCCTTAATTTCTCGGGTTACCCGCTTCCCGATTTCGGCCTTGAAGCCGAGACCACCACGTTTTCGTTGTCCGAAGCGGAAACTGGCGACGGGAGTGGATCCATGAAAGCAACATCCATAGACAATAATACCAT AGATGATGGGTGGTTTGAGGGTAAGGgtgtgaagagaaaaaaacctAGAGAAAATGGACGCACTAATAGAGTTGCATTTATAACAAAGTCGGAATTGGAAATCTTGGATGATGGCTTCAAATGGAGAAAGTACGGCAAAAAATCTGTCAAGAATAGCCCTCATCCGAG GAATTACTACAAATGCTCGAGTGGAGAATGTGGAGTGAAAAAGAGAGTAGAAAGAGACAGAGATGATTCAAGCTATGTTATAACAACATATGAAGGTGTTCACAACCACGAGAGCCCTTTCCTGATGTATTGCAATGGTTCAAAACTATTTCATCCTCATCCCATTTGCCCTAATTCCTCTTCTCCTCCCTATTCTTCTACCACTACCCTTTGA